From one Candidatus Neomarinimicrobiota bacterium genomic stretch:
- a CDS encoding adenylosuccinate synthase, translating into MTEKSHSTSLTVIVGAQWGDEGKGKITDYFAGDCDYVVRFQGGNNAGHTVIVEGEVYKLHHIPSGVLYSHPVSVIGNGVVINPKGLIEEIESLKGRGVEPNLKVSDRAHVIMPYHIVMDDCLTGHQGDLAAGSTKRGIAPVYADKAYRHGIRMGDLLEPAIFEEKLQRAYQFNKKVVTKAFEATFDLALEDIYTDYLSYGETLKNYICDTQVDLYTAYRDGKSFLLEGAQGVSLDLDHGLYPHTTSSNTVAGQINVGTGIGFNGQHRIIGVAKAYVSRVGISPFPTELDGDEAKLLREKGQEYGTTTGRPRRVGFLDLVQLRQAVRVNGLTEIALTKIDVLCGLNKLKVCPTYTIGEEKVTEMPGSLGKMRQAIPEYSTLSGWPELSEKEIESHCTKGYDHLPRTMKDYINFIEEEVKCPVTIISLGPQRHQTILR; encoded by the coding sequence ATGACTGAAAAAAGTCATTCTACTTCCTTAACTGTCATTGTCGGCGCTCAGTGGGGCGACGAAGGAAAAGGAAAAATCACCGATTATTTCGCTGGCGACTGCGACTATGTGGTCAGGTTTCAGGGAGGAAACAATGCTGGACATACGGTCATCGTTGAAGGAGAAGTGTACAAGTTACACCACATCCCTTCGGGCGTCCTCTACTCTCACCCAGTCTCTGTCATTGGGAATGGCGTGGTGATCAATCCGAAAGGGCTTATTGAAGAGATCGAATCTTTGAAAGGTCGGGGCGTGGAACCAAACCTGAAGGTGAGTGACAGGGCCCATGTTATCATGCCGTATCACATTGTTATGGACGATTGCCTCACCGGCCACCAAGGTGATTTGGCTGCAGGCAGTACAAAACGCGGGATCGCTCCTGTTTATGCGGATAAAGCCTATCGTCATGGAATCCGCATGGGCGATCTTTTGGAGCCAGCTATTTTTGAAGAAAAACTCCAAAGAGCCTATCAGTTTAACAAAAAAGTGGTGACGAAAGCTTTTGAAGCAACCTTCGATCTAGCTTTGGAGGATATTTACACCGACTATCTAAGCTACGGTGAAACGTTAAAAAATTATATATGTGACACACAAGTGGATCTATATACGGCTTATCGTGACGGAAAATCCTTCCTGTTAGAGGGCGCACAGGGGGTTTCCCTTGATCTCGACCATGGTCTCTATCCTCACACCACAAGCTCCAACACGGTTGCCGGCCAGATCAATGTGGGGACGGGAATCGGTTTTAATGGGCAGCATCGTATTATCGGTGTGGCGAAAGCTTATGTAAGTCGCGTTGGCATTTCCCCGTTTCCCACGGAGCTGGATGGTGACGAAGCTAAACTGCTCCGAGAGAAAGGACAGGAGTATGGCACCACCACCGGCAGGCCCCGCAGAGTTGGGTTTCTTGATCTGGTCCAACTGAGGCAGGCCGTGCGAGTTAATGGCCTTACGGAAATTGCCCTGACAAAAATCGATGTTCTGTGCGGTTTAAATAAATTGAAAGTGTGTCCCACTTATACTATCGGAGAAGAAAAGGTAACGGAAATGCCCGGCAGTCTGGGAAAGATGCGCCAAGCTATTCCGGAATACAGCACTCTTTCAGGTTGGCCTGAATTAAGTGAAAAAGAAATTGAATCTCACTGTACAAAAGGATACGACCATCTGCCCAGAACAATGAAAGACTATATCAATTTTATCGAGGAAGAAGTGAAATGCCCCGTCACCATCATTTCCCTAGGACCTCAAAGACACCAGACCATCTTGAGGTAA
- a CDS encoding S9 family peptidase, protein MLKEINNITCFILISMVSMASSETKRAMTIVDLINVPSLGDPQLSPNGIQLLYTLSESDWEKNKRVSHIWRINTDSTSPIKMTNGENGESSPRWSPDGSIIAFITKRGESDDTENQIFLISNRGGEAEPLTENETGISNIQWSPDSKFIYFLTNDAKSDEEKEREKAKDDVFAFDENYQQKHLWKISLGSKESSRITEGDFSITSYKLSRDGTKIAHHRGPNPLYGSANHNEVWVMNADGTGAIQITNNNVSEQGAQLSPDNATILFTSFSNEEFEFYYNDNIFLAPAKGGKHKLMLKKMPHEVGSTTWSKDGKSIYFTANTGVRTELFSVTVKGEKLAQLTKGDHALRSFRYYPRLDRFVFGMSEQTNVGDIYSLENKRRAFPQKLTKVYNYLNNEFRLPKQEAIQWKGTDGVMVEGLLYYPLDYEKGKSSPLCVQTHGGPAASDKFGFGSWSRYVQVLTSRGWMVFKPNYRGSTGYGDDYLRDMVGHYYRQSHLDVMTGVDYLIEKGLADGDRMVKMGWSGGGHMTNKIITHTDRFKAASSGAGAVNWISMYAQSDVRIYRTPWFGGTPWQKDAPIDAYWDHSPLKDISKVTTPTLVLVGENDVRVPMPQSVELYRALKSNGVPTHLYVAPREPHGWRELRHELYKVNIELDWFEKYALDREYSWEEAPIDTDQEQ, encoded by the coding sequence ATGTTAAAAGAGATTAATAATATCACATGCTTCATACTGATCTCGATGGTCTCTATGGCCAGTTCGGAGACCAAACGAGCCATGACCATCGTTGACCTGATTAATGTGCCTTCTTTGGGAGATCCCCAGTTATCACCTAATGGCATCCAACTGCTTTACACACTTTCAGAATCCGACTGGGAAAAGAACAAACGGGTTAGCCACATCTGGAGAATCAACACGGACAGCACAAGCCCGATTAAGATGACAAATGGTGAGAATGGAGAAAGTTCGCCCCGGTGGTCTCCTGACGGTTCTATCATCGCCTTCATCACAAAAAGGGGTGAATCAGACGACACAGAAAATCAAATCTTTCTCATCAGTAATCGCGGTGGTGAAGCTGAGCCACTGACTGAAAATGAGACAGGCATCTCAAACATTCAATGGTCGCCCGATAGCAAATTCATCTATTTCCTGACCAACGATGCTAAAAGTGACGAAGAAAAGGAGCGGGAAAAAGCGAAGGATGATGTCTTTGCCTTTGATGAGAACTATCAGCAGAAGCACCTTTGGAAAATATCCCTCGGCAGTAAAGAAAGCAGTCGAATTACTGAAGGTGACTTTTCCATCACGAGTTACAAACTTTCCAGGGATGGAACAAAGATCGCTCATCATCGGGGACCCAATCCACTATATGGCTCAGCCAACCATAACGAAGTGTGGGTGATGAACGCAGATGGTACAGGTGCAATTCAGATTACAAACAACAATGTATCAGAACAAGGTGCTCAACTGTCACCCGATAACGCCACAATTCTGTTCACCAGTTTTTCCAACGAAGAGTTTGAATTCTATTATAATGATAACATCTTCCTAGCTCCTGCAAAAGGAGGCAAACACAAACTGATGCTAAAAAAGATGCCCCATGAGGTTGGAAGCACCACATGGTCTAAAGATGGGAAGAGTATCTACTTCACTGCCAACACAGGAGTCAGAACGGAGCTGTTCTCAGTTACTGTAAAAGGAGAAAAGCTCGCTCAGTTAACCAAAGGTGACCATGCTCTCAGGAGCTTCAGATATTATCCCAGACTTGACCGTTTTGTGTTCGGCATGAGTGAACAGACAAACGTCGGTGATATTTATTCCCTTGAAAACAAGCGTCGTGCTTTCCCACAGAAACTCACCAAAGTTTATAACTATCTAAACAATGAATTTCGCCTGCCGAAACAAGAAGCTATCCAGTGGAAAGGAACAGATGGTGTCATGGTGGAAGGTTTGCTCTACTATCCACTCGATTATGAGAAAGGAAAGAGTTCCCCTCTTTGTGTCCAAACCCACGGTGGTCCGGCAGCTTCAGATAAGTTCGGCTTTGGGAGCTGGAGTAGATATGTTCAAGTCCTCACATCAAGAGGATGGATGGTCTTCAAACCTAACTACAGGGGCAGCACTGGTTATGGAGACGACTATCTTAGAGACATGGTTGGTCACTACTACAGACAGTCTCATCTGGATGTGATGACAGGTGTAGATTATCTTATAGAAAAAGGTCTCGCTGACGGCGACCGAATGGTGAAGATGGGATGGAGTGGTGGTGGCCACATGACAAACAAGATCATCACACACACGGACCGCTTCAAAGCTGCTTCATCAGGGGCCGGAGCTGTGAACTGGATCTCCATGTATGCCCAGAGTGATGTTCGTATTTACCGGACACCGTGGTTCGGTGGCACCCCTTGGCAAAAGGATGCTCCCATAGATGCCTACTGGGATCACTCTCCGTTGAAAGATATCTCGAAAGTGACAACACCCACACTTGTTCTTGTGGGTGAAAATGATGTTCGTGTCCCTATGCCACAATCTGTAGAACTTTACAGAGCTCTCAAATCCAACGGAGTCCCAACCCATCTTTATGTGGCACCTCGGGAACCCCACGGCTGGCGAGAATTGAGGCACGAACTATATAAAGTGAATATTGAACTTGATTGGTTTGAGAAGTATGCATTAGATCGGGAGTATTCTTGGGAAGAAGCTCCGATTGACACTGATCAAGAGCAGTAA